In Gossypium raimondii isolate GPD5lz chromosome 12, ASM2569854v1, whole genome shotgun sequence, a single window of DNA contains:
- the LOC105763612 gene encoding protease Do-like 10, mitochondrial: protein MLSCSIRTLRRLKCCCNKRWSSLFLAKGYCFSKPKVVPSFCNTDIKLSRFYVGERQSSLRQWRRRSLYTVTDTYEAIELALDSVIKIFTVSSSPNYFLPWQNKSQRETMGSGFVIPGKKILTNAHVVADHTFVLVRKHGSPTKYRAEVQAVGHECDLAILVVESPEFWEGMNFLELGDIPFLQEAVAVVGYPQGGDNISVTKGVVSRVEPTQYVHGATQLMAIQIDAAINPGNSGGPAIMGNKVAGVAFQNLSGAENIGYIIPVPVIKHFIAGIEESGKYMGFCSMGLSCQPTENVQLRNHFKMQPHMTGVLVSKINPLSDAYGVLKKDDIILEFDGVPIANDGTVPFRNRERITFDHLVSMKKPNETALVKVLRNGQEHAFTITLQPLQPLVPVHQFDKLPSYYIFAGLVFVPLTQPYLHEYGEDWYNTSPRRLCERALRELPKRAGEQLVILSQVLMDDINAGYERLAELQVKKVNGIEIKNLKHLCQLVENCSRESLRIDLDDDRVVALNYESARIATSRILERHRIPSRMSIDLLSEQNSLLMDSAE, encoded by the exons ATGTCGGGGAGCGACAGAGTAGCCTCCGGCAATGGCGAAGACGCTCTCTGTATACCGTAACTGACACTTATGAGGCAATAGAGTTGGCTCTTGACTCAGTGATCAAGATCTTCACTGTTAGCAGTAGCCCTAACTATTTCCTTCCATGGCAGAATAAGTCGCAACGCGAAACCATGGGTTCAG GATTCGTTATTCCGGGAAAAAAGATTCTCACAAACGCTCATGTTGTGGCTGATCATACATTTGTTCTTGTTAGAAAGCATGGCTCCCCCACTAAATATAGAGCTGAGGTTCAAGCTGTGGGCCATGAATGTGACTTAGCCATTCTTGTTGTTGAAAGCCCAGAGTTTTGGGAGGGTATGAATTTCTTGGAGCTTGGAGACATCCCATTTCTGCAGGAAGCTGTTGCTGTTGTTGGATATCCTCAAG GAGGTGACAACATTTCTGTTACTAAAGGGGTTGTTTCTAGAGTTGAACCTACACAGTATGTACATGGTGCTACCCAGCTGATGGCAATACAGATAGATGCAGCTATAAACCCTGGGAATAGTGGGGGCCCCGCAATTATGGGGAACAAAGTTGCTGGTGTAGCTTTCCAAAACCTTTCAGGTGCAGAGAATATTGG CTATATAATTCCTGTTCCTGTTATAAAGCATTTTATAGCTGGTATAGAGGAAAGTGGAAAATACATGGGATTCTGCTCTATGGGTCTCTCATGTCAACCTACAGAAAATGTTCAACTTCGTAACCACTTCAAAATGCAACCTCATATGACCGGTGTACTTGTGAGCAAAATTAATCCTTTGTCTGATGCGTATGGAGTCCTAAAAAAGGATGATATCATCCTTGAATTTGATGGTGTGCCTATAGCAAATGATGGAACCG TTCCTTTCCGGAACAGGGAACGGATAACATTTGATCATTTGGTGTCTATGAAGAAACCCAATGAAACTGCACTAGTCAAAGTCCTGAGAAATGGTCAAGAGCATGCATTCACCATCACCCTTCAACCT TTGCAGCCGCTGGTTCCAGTTCATCAATTTGATAAACTTCctagttattatatttttgctGGTCTGGTTTTTGTTCCACTAACCCAGCCATACCTACACGAGTATGGGGAAGACTGGTATAATACTTCACCTCGTCGGCTCTGCGAACGTGCTCTAAGGGAGCTGCCTAAAAGAGCTGGGGAACAACTTGTAATCTTGTCTCAG GTTTTGATGGATGATATCAACGCAGGCTATGAGCGTCTTGCTGAATTACAG GTCAAGAAAGTCAAcggaattgaaataaaaaatttgaagcaCTTGTGCCAACTTGTGGAAAATTGTAGCAGAGAGAGCTTGAGGATTGATTTGGATGATGATAGGGTAGTTGCATTAAACTATGAATCGGCCAGAATAGCCACTTCCCGGATTCTTGAACGTCATCGAATACCATCGCGGATGTCCATCGACCTTTTAAGTGAGCAGAACAGTTTGTTAATGGATTCAGCTGAGTAG